The Siniperca chuatsi isolate FFG_IHB_CAS linkage group LG2, ASM2008510v1, whole genome shotgun sequence genome window below encodes:
- the slc2a9l1 gene encoding solute carrier family 2 member 9, like 1 isoform X1, translating into MCTVRSMPLKTERMETLLQQLTHGNALFLIIILGIGGSFQSGYHITGLSSPSPYIQRFINSSWYDRYEEPPPPQTITMIWSLIVSMYAVGGLFGAVSVKFVSGVLGRKKAMIGNSFVAIVAAGIMLTSKGAKSYEMIIVARILYGYSAGLGMSIHLMYLGEISPRKFRGIVTLTSATFMSLGKLSGQFFGLSEVLGREELWNIVLCVPAFFSLVQVIVLPFLPEAPRYLFIEKGDDKACKKALQSLWGQGDYKQEMDEMLAEQAAIEAAPPKSPLQLLRDRTVRWQLITMSIIYCCNQLSGMSAISTFSFDIFLKAGIPSDKIRYVTLGLGVSEIITSISCGLLIEHTGRRPLLWGGYGVMSASWVLVTVTLNLKDSSYWIPYITASLIILFIIFFCGGPAGATATLNSEIFIQSNRLAAFVLMGIQRWLFFAVLGLVFPFLINALNSYCFVLFACMCLLGCLYTFFLLPETKGKTLLEISEEFKAITVCGKSFLEETRVETKL; encoded by the exons ATGTGTACTGTAAGGTCCATGCcattaaagacagaaagaatggAAACTTTGCTGCAACAGCTG ACCCACGGCAATGCTCTGTTCCTCATCATTATTTTGGGAATTGGAGGAAGTTTTCAATCTGGCTACCACATTACCGGATTGAGCTCTCCCTCACCG TACATACAGCGCTTCATCAACAGCAGCTGGTATGACAGATACGAAGAGCCTCCACCTCCACAGACGATCACGATGATTTGGTCCCTTATTGTTTCCATGTATGCTGTCGGGGGACTCTTTGGTGCTGTCAGCGTCAAATTTGTCTCAGGCGTGCTGGGAAG AAAAAAGGCGATGATCGGCAACAGCTTTGTTGCCATTGTGGCAGCAGGGATCATGCTGACAAGTAAAGGTGCCAAATCATATGAAATGATTATTGTGGCAAGGATCTTGTATGGCTACTCAGCAG GTTTGGGAATGAGCATCCATTTAATGTACCTCGGAGAGATTTCACCCAGAAAGTTTAGAGGCATAGTGACTCTGACCTCAGCGACCTTCATGTCACTTGGCAAACTGTCTGGACAGTTTTTTGGACTGAG tgagGTCCTTGGTCGTGAGGAGCTGTGGAACATCGTCCTCTGTGTCCCTGCATTTTTCTCATTGGTTCAGGTTATAGTGTTGCCTTTTCTTCCCGAGGCTCCCAGATACTTATTCATAGAGAAAGGTGATGATAAGGCTTGCAAAAAAG CTCTCCAGAGTCTGTGGGGCCAAGGTGACTACAAACAGGAGATGGATGAGATGTTGGCCGAGCAGGCGGCCATTGAGGCAGCCCCACCAAAAAGCCctctgcagctcctgagggacAGGACTGTCCGATGGCAGCTTATCACCATGTCCATCATCTACTGCTGCAATCAGCTGTCGGGCATGTCTGCG ATCAGTACCTTCTCTTTTGACATCTTCCTGAAGGCAGGTATACCGAGCGACAAGATCCGCTATGTTACCTTGGGTCTTGGAGTGTCTGAAATCATCACCTCCATCTCCTGT ggacTGCTGATTGAGCACACGGGGAGGAGGCCGTTGTTGTGGGGGGGTTATGGTGTCATGTCTGCCAGCTGGGTGTTGGTCACTGTCACGCTCAACCTGAAG GATTCCAGCTACTGGATTCCATACATTACCGCTAGTTTGatcatcctcttcatcatcttcttctgcGGAGGACCTG CGGGAGCTACAGCTACTCTCAACAGCGAGATCTTCATCCAGTCCAATCGACTGGCAGCCTTTGTCCTCATGGGGATCCAGCGCTGGTTGTTTTTCGCTGTGCTGGGCCTAGTCTTTCCATTCCTTATT AATGCCCTGAACTCATACTGCTTTGTGCTGTTCGCCTGTATGTGCCTGCTGGGTTGTCTTTATACCTTTTTCCTGCTGCCTGAGACTAAAGGGAAGACCCTGCTGGAGATCTCCGAGGAATTCAAAGCCATCACCGTCTGTGGGAAATCCTTCTTAGAGGAAACGAGAGTGGAGACCAAGTTAtga
- the slc2a9l1 gene encoding solute carrier family 2 member 9, like 1 isoform X2, with protein MCTVRSMPLKTERMETLLQQLTHGNALFLIIILGIGGSFQSGYHITGLSSPSPYIQRFINSSWYDRYEEPPPPQTITMIWSLIVSMYAVGGLFGAVSVKFVSGVLGRKKAMIGNSFVAIVAAGIMLTSKGAKSYEMIIVARILYGYSAGLGMSIHLMYLGEISPRKFRGIVTLTSATFMSLGKLSGQFFGLSEVLGREELWNIVLCVPAFFSLVQVIVLPFLPEAPRYLFIEKGDDKACKKALQSLWGQGDYKQEMDEMLAEQAAIEAAPPKSPLQLLRDRTVRWQLITMSIIYCCNQLSGMSAISTFSFDIFLKGLLIEHTGRRPLLWGGYGVMSASWVLVTVTLNLKDSSYWIPYITASLIILFIIFFCGGPAGATATLNSEIFIQSNRLAAFVLMGIQRWLFFAVLGLVFPFLINALNSYCFVLFACMCLLGCLYTFFLLPETKGKTLLEISEEFKAITVCGKSFLEETRVETKL; from the exons ATGTGTACTGTAAGGTCCATGCcattaaagacagaaagaatggAAACTTTGCTGCAACAGCTG ACCCACGGCAATGCTCTGTTCCTCATCATTATTTTGGGAATTGGAGGAAGTTTTCAATCTGGCTACCACATTACCGGATTGAGCTCTCCCTCACCG TACATACAGCGCTTCATCAACAGCAGCTGGTATGACAGATACGAAGAGCCTCCACCTCCACAGACGATCACGATGATTTGGTCCCTTATTGTTTCCATGTATGCTGTCGGGGGACTCTTTGGTGCTGTCAGCGTCAAATTTGTCTCAGGCGTGCTGGGAAG AAAAAAGGCGATGATCGGCAACAGCTTTGTTGCCATTGTGGCAGCAGGGATCATGCTGACAAGTAAAGGTGCCAAATCATATGAAATGATTATTGTGGCAAGGATCTTGTATGGCTACTCAGCAG GTTTGGGAATGAGCATCCATTTAATGTACCTCGGAGAGATTTCACCCAGAAAGTTTAGAGGCATAGTGACTCTGACCTCAGCGACCTTCATGTCACTTGGCAAACTGTCTGGACAGTTTTTTGGACTGAG tgagGTCCTTGGTCGTGAGGAGCTGTGGAACATCGTCCTCTGTGTCCCTGCATTTTTCTCATTGGTTCAGGTTATAGTGTTGCCTTTTCTTCCCGAGGCTCCCAGATACTTATTCATAGAGAAAGGTGATGATAAGGCTTGCAAAAAAG CTCTCCAGAGTCTGTGGGGCCAAGGTGACTACAAACAGGAGATGGATGAGATGTTGGCCGAGCAGGCGGCCATTGAGGCAGCCCCACCAAAAAGCCctctgcagctcctgagggacAGGACTGTCCGATGGCAGCTTATCACCATGTCCATCATCTACTGCTGCAATCAGCTGTCGGGCATGTCTGCG ATCAGTACCTTCTCTTTTGACATCTTCCTGAAG ggacTGCTGATTGAGCACACGGGGAGGAGGCCGTTGTTGTGGGGGGGTTATGGTGTCATGTCTGCCAGCTGGGTGTTGGTCACTGTCACGCTCAACCTGAAG GATTCCAGCTACTGGATTCCATACATTACCGCTAGTTTGatcatcctcttcatcatcttcttctgcGGAGGACCTG CGGGAGCTACAGCTACTCTCAACAGCGAGATCTTCATCCAGTCCAATCGACTGGCAGCCTTTGTCCTCATGGGGATCCAGCGCTGGTTGTTTTTCGCTGTGCTGGGCCTAGTCTTTCCATTCCTTATT AATGCCCTGAACTCATACTGCTTTGTGCTGTTCGCCTGTATGTGCCTGCTGGGTTGTCTTTATACCTTTTTCCTGCTGCCTGAGACTAAAGGGAAGACCCTGCTGGAGATCTCCGAGGAATTCAAAGCCATCACCGTCTGTGGGAAATCCTTCTTAGAGGAAACGAGAGTGGAGACCAAGTTAtga